In Nostoc sp. UHCC 0926, a single genomic region encodes these proteins:
- a CDS encoding type II toxin-antitoxin system HicB family antitoxin: protein MKIKAVIWQEDGVWCGSVPALPGCHTWGDSYEHLLEMLQDAIQGWLEVASEREELDPQKQLVELSL, encoded by the coding sequence ATGAAAATTAAAGCAGTTATCTGGCAAGAAGATGGTGTATGGTGTGGTTCTGTACCAGCCCTACCAGGATGTCATACTTGGGGAGACAGCTACGAACATCTATTAGAAATGCTGCAAGATGCAATTCAAGGTTGGTTGGAAGTTGCTAGCGAACGAGAAGAACTTGATCCCCAGAAACAGTTGGTTGAACTATCGCTATGA
- a CDS encoding type II toxin-antitoxin system HicA family toxin → MKAVSGKALCKILERQSWELKRITGSHHIYAKEGFDVILSIPVHSNRDLPIGTLKSIMKDIGLTEEDLG, encoded by the coding sequence ATGAAAGCGGTTTCAGGTAAAGCACTTTGTAAAATTTTGGAACGGCAAAGTTGGGAATTGAAACGGATTACTGGCAGTCATCACATTTACGCAAAAGAAGGTTTTGATGTGATACTTTCCATTCCGGTTCATAGTAATCGAGATTTACCGATTGGAACTTTAAAAAGCATTATGAAAGATATTGGACTTACCGAAGAAGATTTGGGCTAA